One genomic window of Sodaliphilus pleomorphus includes the following:
- a CDS encoding calcium/sodium antiporter — protein sequence MDYLFLLIGLGLLLAGAEFLVDSSVAIAKRARISNFIIGLTIVGMGTSAPELFVSISSAIAGHGDIALGNVVGSNICNILLILGLTAAIFPFNIERENQKRDIPFCIFASVLLMLCVNDKWMGIPQNTLSRLDGIVFLLFFVGYMAYVVVNKGKNPAQALQQADDEAKSRLEGKAPLLLWLVAAASLAALLFGGNIFLDASRNLARAWGMSEAVISITIVAVGTSLPELITSVVAAAKHNTQLALGNIIGSCVFNILMILGVAATIKPLSITGINIVDFAVLVLSAVMIYLVTYTFGKKRFDRIEGVIFLLVYVGYTVYLLQR from the coding sequence ATGGATTATCTATTCTTGCTCATCGGACTGGGACTGCTCCTGGCGGGGGCCGAGTTTCTTGTCGACTCGTCGGTGGCCATTGCCAAGCGCGCCCGCATTTCCAATTTCATCATCGGCCTCACTATCGTGGGCATGGGCACAAGCGCCCCCGAGCTTTTTGTGTCGATAAGTTCGGCAATAGCAGGTCATGGCGACATAGCGCTGGGCAACGTCGTGGGCAGCAATATATGCAACATCCTGCTCATTCTGGGCCTCACAGCTGCGATATTTCCTTTCAATATCGAGCGCGAAAACCAGAAGCGCGACATTCCCTTCTGCATCTTTGCCTCGGTGCTGCTCATGCTGTGTGTCAACGACAAGTGGATGGGAATACCTCAAAACACGCTTTCGCGTCTCGACGGCATCGTTTTTCTGCTCTTTTTTGTGGGCTACATGGCCTATGTTGTCGTGAACAAGGGCAAGAATCCTGCCCAGGCTTTGCAGCAGGCCGACGACGAGGCCAAGAGCAGGCTCGAGGGCAAAGCTCCGCTGTTGCTGTGGCTTGTGGCTGCGGCTTCGCTGGCTGCACTGCTTTTTGGAGGCAACATCTTTCTCGATGCATCACGCAATCTTGCGCGGGCATGGGGAATGAGCGAGGCAGTGATATCAATCACCATTGTGGCTGTGGGCACCTCGTTGCCCGAGCTCATCACCTCGGTTGTTGCCGCTGCCAAGCACAACACCCAGCTGGCACTGGGAAACATCATAGGCAGTTGTGTGTTCAACATCCTCATGATACTGGGCGTGGCAGCCACGATTAAGCCTTTGTCCATCACCGGCATCAACATCGTCGACTTTGCTGTGCTGGTGCTTTCGGCTGTGATGATATACCTGGTCACCTACACCTTTGGCAAGAAACGCTTCGATCGCATCGAGGGCGTGATATTCTTGCTGGTCTATGTGGGCTACACGGTCTACTTGCTGCAGCGTTGA
- a CDS encoding DUF5103 domain-containing protein, whose translation MKTFLFTVLCGMLLAGQAMAQAVNTLPQVLDSKVKSVQIAPSSNLYLPPIYVMGSDDVLNITFDYLDYDVHYLRYSVRHCNANWQPSVLVPSEYVSGFNEADITDYAQSNSTFVHYYNYNFTLPNADMQFYKSGNYLLTVYEQENPEKVLFQARLAVCENTVAVHVDATSRTDVDYNDRHQQVSFTVDYKQGLIADPYNELTAVVSQNSRLDNEVYLTRPFMVSPGQVTYDHNRSLIFPAGNEYRRIETVNLHSLNMGVERVQYFEPYYHATLRVDEVRAASPYLYDKTQHGHFTIRNAESDYSATESDYLVTHFSLDCDRMTGGKIYVQGAFTQGLPAADCEMHYDQPSGTYTCDMLLKQGAYNYQYLWVPNGSSVGQTGPIEGDKYQTTNEYLVKVYDRPSGERYDRLIGYGINYGGK comes from the coding sequence ATGAAAACGTTTCTCTTCACAGTGTTGTGTGGCATGCTGCTGGCAGGCCAGGCGATGGCACAGGCAGTCAACACCCTGCCACAGGTGCTCGACAGCAAGGTGAAATCGGTGCAAATCGCACCATCGAGCAACCTGTATCTGCCCCCCATCTATGTCATGGGCAGCGACGACGTGCTCAACATCACGTTTGACTATCTCGACTACGACGTGCACTACCTGCGCTACAGCGTGAGGCATTGCAATGCCAACTGGCAGCCGTCGGTGCTGGTGCCCAGCGAGTATGTGAGCGGCTTCAACGAGGCCGACATCACCGACTATGCACAGAGCAACAGCACCTTTGTGCACTACTACAACTACAACTTCACGCTGCCCAATGCCGACATGCAGTTTTACAAGAGCGGCAACTATCTGCTCACCGTGTATGAGCAAGAAAACCCCGAGAAAGTGCTGTTTCAGGCACGGCTGGCAGTGTGCGAAAACACGGTGGCCGTGCATGTCGACGCCACCTCGCGCACCGACGTGGACTACAACGACAGACATCAGCAAGTGAGCTTCACCGTCGACTACAAGCAGGGGCTCATTGCCGACCCCTACAATGAGCTTACAGCTGTGGTGAGCCAGAATTCCCGACTCGACAACGAGGTGTACCTTACCCGCCCCTTCATGGTGAGCCCGGGTCAAGTCACCTACGACCACAACCGCTCGCTCATTTTCCCTGCCGGCAATGAGTACAGGCGCATCGAGACGGTCAACCTCCACTCGCTCAATATGGGGGTGGAACGTGTGCAATACTTCGAGCCCTATTACCATGCCACGCTCAGGGTCGACGAGGTGAGGGCCGCCAGCCCCTATCTGTACGACAAAACGCAACACGGGCATTTCACGATACGCAATGCCGAGAGCGACTACAGTGCCACCGAGAGCGACTATCTCGTCACCCACTTCAGCCTTGACTGCGACCGCATGACAGGCGGAAAAATCTATGTGCAAGGAGCTTTCACGCAAGGACTGCCTGCTGCCGACTGCGAGATGCACTACGACCAACCGAGCGGTACCTACACCTGCGACATGCTGCTCAAGCAGGGAGCCTACAACTACCAGTACCTGTGGGTGCCCAATGGCTCCAGCGTGGGCCAGACAGGCCCCATCGAGGGCGACAAGTACCAGACGACCAATGAGTATTTAGTAAAAGTCTACGACCGTCCCAGCGGGGAGCGTTACGACCGCTTGATAGGCTATGGCATCAACTATGGCGGCAAGTGA
- a CDS encoding Lrp/AsnC family transcriptional regulator produces MIDKLDAIDIKILKELQHNSKLTTKELAEAVHLSASPTFERQKRLEREGYIKKYVAVVDPDMVGNGMIVLCNIRLKQHGKEYAQEFVDAMKGMEEVTECYNTSGDFDFIIKVYVRDMHHYQDFVLNRLGEMKSIGSVHSVFVIGTVKDTHSVPVAQ; encoded by the coding sequence ATGATTGACAAACTGGATGCAATCGACATCAAAATTCTGAAAGAGCTGCAACACAACAGCAAGCTCACCACCAAGGAGCTTGCCGAGGCCGTTCATCTCTCGGCATCGCCCACCTTTGAGCGGCAGAAGCGGCTGGAGCGCGAGGGTTATATTAAGAAATATGTAGCTGTGGTCGATCCCGACATGGTGGGCAACGGCATGATCGTGCTGTGCAACATCCGCCTCAAGCAACACGGCAAGGAGTATGCCCAGGAGTTTGTCGATGCCATGAAAGGGATGGAAGAAGTGACCGAATGCTACAACACCAGCGGCGACTTTGACTTCATCATCAAGGTGTATGTGCGCGACATGCACCACTATCAGGACTTTGTGCTCAACCGCCTGGGCGAGATGAAGAGCATAGGGTCGGTGCACAGTGTCTTTGTCATAGGCACGGTGAAAGACACCCACTCGGTGCCAGTTGCCCAATAA
- the ung gene encoding uracil-DNA glycosylase, translating into MQVKIDATWNQELAAEWEKPYFAKLTGFVREQYRTSQVFPPGHQIFAAFDATPFPDVKVVILGQDPYHELGQANGLCFSVNDGVALPPSLQNIFKEVHDDTGAPIPKSGDLSRWARQGVLMLNATLTVQAHRAGSHQGQGWEQFTDAVISHLSEHREHLVFILWGSYAIKKGACINRMKHLVLTSPHPSPLSAYRGFFGNHHFSRANAYLVAHGLDPIEW; encoded by the coding sequence ATGCAGGTCAAGATTGATGCTACTTGGAACCAGGAGCTGGCTGCCGAGTGGGAAAAGCCATACTTTGCCAAGCTCACGGGCTTTGTGCGCGAGCAGTATCGCACGAGCCAGGTGTTCCCGCCCGGACACCAAATTTTTGCTGCCTTCGATGCCACTCCGTTCCCCGATGTGAAAGTTGTCATTCTCGGGCAAGATCCCTATCACGAGCTGGGACAGGCCAACGGGCTCTGTTTCTCGGTAAACGACGGCGTTGCATTGCCACCATCGTTGCAAAACATTTTCAAGGAGGTGCACGATGACACTGGCGCGCCCATTCCCAAGAGCGGCGACTTGAGCCGTTGGGCCAGGCAAGGCGTGCTCATGCTCAATGCCACACTCACGGTGCAGGCCCACCGGGCCGGTTCTCACCAGGGGCAAGGCTGGGAGCAATTTACCGATGCTGTGATTTCTCACTTGAGCGAGCATCGCGAGCATCTTGTTTTCATCTTGTGGGGCTCCTATGCCATCAAGAAAGGGGCCTGTATCAATCGCATGAAGCATCTTGTGCTCACCTCGCCGCATCCCTCGCCGCTCTCGGCCTACCGCGGATTTTTTGGCAATCATCACTTCTCTCGTGCCAACGCCTATCTTGTGGCCCACGGTCTTGATCCCATCGAGTGGTGA
- the dinB gene encoding DNA polymerase IV: MRKIIHVDMDAFFASVEQLDNPSLRGLPVAVGHDAPRSVVSTASYEARRYGVHSAQPMATAKRLCPGLVVVEPRFERYKEISARVHEIFCHYTDLVEPISIDEAFLDVTTCKTGAALAMDVAAEIRARIKSQLHLTASAGVSYNKLLAKIASDYRKPDGLTVVHPARALDFLQRLPVENLWGVGPKTAQRLHGMHIFTVGQLRELSLRFLTDAFGKMGAVYYDYARGIDTRPVTVHHVRKSIGCECTFLTDIDKRSAAVIELYHAVLELVDRIARHDFEGRTLTLKVKFADFTQVTRSVTQSRVLRDKADILPLAKQLLAKVDYEHRPFRLLGLSVSRTDAEGGDAPVARWHVGELPFQPY; encoded by the coding sequence ATGCGCAAAATCATTCATGTCGACATGGATGCTTTCTTTGCATCGGTCGAGCAGCTCGACAACCCCTCGCTCAGGGGGCTGCCTGTGGCTGTAGGGCATGATGCCCCGCGCAGCGTGGTGTCGACGGCAAGTTACGAGGCACGTCGCTACGGGGTGCACTCGGCACAGCCCATGGCTACGGCCAAGCGACTGTGTCCCGGCCTGGTCGTCGTGGAGCCGCGTTTTGAGCGATACAAGGAGATCTCGGCCCGTGTGCATGAAATCTTTTGCCACTATACCGACCTGGTTGAGCCCATCTCGATCGACGAGGCCTTTCTCGATGTCACGACCTGCAAGACGGGAGCAGCCTTGGCCATGGATGTCGCCGCCGAGATCAGGGCCCGCATCAAGTCGCAGCTGCATCTCACAGCCTCGGCGGGGGTGAGCTACAACAAGCTGCTTGCCAAGATTGCCAGCGACTATCGCAAGCCCGACGGGCTCACGGTGGTGCACCCGGCGAGGGCGCTCGACTTCCTGCAGCGTCTGCCTGTCGAGAACCTGTGGGGAGTGGGGCCGAAGACTGCCCAGCGCTTGCACGGCATGCACATCTTCACTGTGGGGCAGCTGCGTGAGCTCAGCCTGCGCTTCCTCACCGATGCTTTTGGCAAGATGGGAGCTGTGTACTATGACTATGCACGCGGCATCGACACGCGGCCGGTCACGGTGCACCACGTGCGCAAGTCGATAGGGTGTGAATGCACCTTTTTGACCGATATCGACAAAAGGTCGGCGGCCGTGATCGAGTTGTATCATGCCGTGCTCGAACTTGTAGACCGCATTGCACGTCACGACTTCGAGGGCCGAACGCTCACGCTCAAGGTGAAGTTTGCCGATTTCACGCAAGTCACACGCAGCGTGACGCAGTCGCGGGTGTTGCGCGACAAGGCCGACATTCTTCCGCTTGCCAAGCAGTTGCTTGCCAAGGTCGACTACGAGCACCGGCCATTCCGCCTGCTGGGGCTGTCGGTGTCACGCACCGATGCCGAGGGCGGCGATGCGCCTGTAGCCCGCTGGCACGTGGGCGAGCTTCCCTTTCAGCCCTATTGA
- a CDS encoding glycoside hydrolase family 53 protein — MKIIALLFCFVISAASVMTWASESPDTFWLGADISGTTELEAQGVQLYNAAGEPRENTQLMHELGLNAVRLRVWVNPQQGFCSPHDVLVMARRAKALGMAIMIDFHYSDWWADPHKQNIPAAWKNFNYEQMKQALAAHTRETLQLLKDDNIDVKWVQVGNETTHGFLWPMGRAETSMAQYAGLTQAGYEAVKQVYPAAQVIIHLDSACDPKRYDFIFDGLRRYGAHWDVIGVSVYPYWDKDAGLEQDLEGTLRDFTANLVRLSKKYGCETMVVETGTEAAKPQEGKQVMQAIIDAALNKTQGQCHGVFYWAPELEGQYPLGAFSNHRPTAIMQAFTEAAARLAARSAGPRR, encoded by the coding sequence ATGAAGATTATAGCTCTATTATTTTGTTTTGTCATCTCGGCGGCCTCGGTCATGACCTGGGCGAGCGAGAGTCCCGATACTTTTTGGCTTGGGGCCGACATAAGCGGTACCACCGAGCTTGAAGCACAAGGCGTGCAGCTGTATAATGCGGCTGGCGAGCCTCGCGAGAACACACAGCTCATGCACGAGCTGGGTCTCAATGCCGTGAGGCTACGCGTGTGGGTCAATCCCCAGCAGGGCTTTTGCAGCCCACACGACGTTTTGGTCATGGCGCGCCGCGCCAAGGCCTTGGGCATGGCGATCATGATCGATTTCCACTATAGCGACTGGTGGGCCGACCCTCACAAGCAAAATATACCCGCGGCTTGGAAAAACTTCAACTATGAGCAGATGAAGCAGGCCCTTGCAGCCCACACTCGCGAGACCCTGCAATTGCTCAAAGATGACAATATCGACGTGAAATGGGTGCAAGTGGGCAACGAGACCACTCATGGATTCCTGTGGCCCATGGGCCGTGCCGAGACCAGCATGGCGCAGTATGCCGGGCTCACCCAGGCCGGCTACGAAGCGGTGAAACAGGTGTATCCCGCAGCTCAGGTTATCATTCACCTCGACTCGGCCTGCGACCCCAAGCGCTACGACTTCATCTTCGACGGCTTGCGCCGCTATGGCGCTCACTGGGATGTGATAGGCGTGAGCGTCTACCCCTATTGGGACAAGGATGCCGGCCTTGAGCAAGACTTGGAAGGCACACTGCGCGACTTCACTGCCAACCTGGTGCGCCTGAGCAAGAAATATGGCTGCGAGACCATGGTCGTGGAGACCGGCACCGAGGCGGCTAAGCCGCAAGAGGGCAAGCAGGTGATGCAAGCCATCATCGATGCCGCGCTCAACAAGACGCAAGGCCAGTGTCACGGCGTGTTTTACTGGGCTCCAGAGCTTGAAGGCCAGTATCCGCTGGGCGCCTTCAGCAATCACCGGCCCACAGCAATCATGCAGGCCTTCACCGAGGCTGCCGCCCGCCTGGCAGCAAGGTCGGCTGGCCCAAGGCGATGA
- a CDS encoding glycosyltransferase family A protein, whose amino-acid sequence MTLQLLICTLDDRIQSVPQLLIEPVPGISYLVSWQHRDGYVPCELPQALKRHDVEVAIIDGKGLSRNRNNCLKMATGDICLIADDDCLYTRERLQSVIDTFTAHPDVAIATFKAQNDVAPKVYPGYSFSLAQPARKYYVTSFEIAFRRSMMPAGLRFDENFGLGSGVFDCGEESVFIHDALRAGLSCRFFPTVVVEHLGPTTQSTHAADPGVLMARGAYIYKAHRRSVIFRALAVAWRLRRAKGIPFNYALEYTIKGFSKMQEIESRSKRN is encoded by the coding sequence ATGACTCTGCAATTGCTCATATGCACGCTCGACGACCGCATCCAGTCGGTGCCACAATTGCTCATCGAGCCAGTGCCTGGCATCAGCTACCTGGTGTCGTGGCAGCATCGCGACGGTTATGTGCCTTGCGAGTTGCCCCAGGCGTTGAAACGCCACGATGTGGAGGTCGCTATTATAGATGGAAAGGGATTGAGTCGCAATCGCAACAATTGTCTTAAAATGGCAACTGGCGACATTTGCTTGATTGCCGACGACGACTGCCTATACACGCGCGAGCGGCTGCAATCGGTTATCGATACTTTTACTGCTCACCCCGATGTTGCAATCGCTACTTTCAAGGCTCAGAACGATGTTGCTCCCAAGGTCTATCCAGGTTACTCGTTCAGCCTTGCCCAGCCAGCGAGAAAGTATTACGTCACCTCGTTTGAGATTGCCTTTCGCCGGTCGATGATGCCGGCCGGGTTGCGTTTTGACGAGAATTTCGGGTTGGGCTCGGGTGTGTTTGATTGCGGCGAGGAGTCGGTGTTTATCCACGATGCCTTGCGAGCCGGTCTCAGTTGCCGCTTTTTCCCCACGGTCGTTGTCGAGCACCTGGGCCCTACCACGCAGTCGACCCATGCTGCCGACCCTGGTGTGCTCATGGCTCGCGGAGCCTACATCTACAAGGCTCACCGGCGCAGTGTCATCTTTCGTGCCTTGGCTGTGGCCTGGCGATTGCGACGTGCCAAGGGCATCCCTTTCAACTATGCCCTGGAGTATACCATCAAGGGATTTTCAAAAATGCAGGAAATTGAGTCCCGTAGCAAGAGGAACTAA
- a CDS encoding DUF1893 domain-containing protein → MTHDIIDLLHSTQCSLVVSNAGRVATFYKKGVRDLEDLLNNDPEFLKGACIADKVTGKAAAGMAAVGGVREIYADVMSRKAVPLLEENHINYSCGTMVDAIVVPAGDTRCPLEKIVEPASTAQQVVDLLKAHFTEMQNRKMKN, encoded by the coding sequence ATGACACACGACATCATCGACCTGCTGCACAGCACGCAATGCTCGCTTGTGGTGAGCAACGCCGGGCGCGTGGCCACGTTCTACAAAAAAGGCGTGCGCGACCTCGAAGACCTGCTCAACAATGACCCGGAGTTTCTGAAAGGAGCCTGCATTGCCGACAAGGTGACAGGCAAGGCAGCTGCCGGCATGGCCGCTGTGGGCGGGGTGAGAGAAATATATGCCGACGTGATGAGCCGCAAGGCAGTGCCCTTGCTTGAGGAGAACCATATAAACTACAGCTGTGGCACGATGGTCGACGCCATCGTTGTGCCTGCGGGCGACACCCGCTGCCCGCTCGAGAAAATCGTGGAGCCAGCCAGCACGGCACAACAGGTTGTAGACCTGCTGAAGGCCCACTTCACTGAGATGCAAAACAGGAAAATGAAAAATTAG
- a CDS encoding ECF transporter S component codes for MSNTTRLYALSLKETRAWTFAALFIIGNIVVPQLCHAMIPHGGLIFLPIYFFTLIGAYKYGIKVGLLTAVMSPIVNSVFFDMPALAVLPAILIKSVLLASAAALAARKTRKVSIGALIAVVLGYQVLGSGFEWALNGNLMAAVTDFRLGLPGMTIQVLGGWALLKYALTK; via the coding sequence ATAAGTAACACTACACGACTCTATGCGCTCTCGCTCAAAGAAACCCGCGCATGGACATTTGCAGCCCTCTTCATCATTGGCAACATCGTGGTGCCCCAATTGTGCCATGCCATGATACCCCATGGCGGCCTCATCTTCCTGCCCATCTACTTCTTCACCCTCATAGGGGCCTACAAGTACGGAATCAAGGTGGGACTGCTCACAGCCGTGATGTCGCCCATAGTCAACTCGGTGTTTTTCGACATGCCGGCTCTTGCCGTGCTGCCGGCAATACTCATCAAGTCGGTACTGCTGGCAAGTGCTGCCGCCCTGGCCGCCCGCAAGACCCGCAAAGTGAGCATAGGCGCCCTCATAGCCGTAGTGCTGGGCTACCAGGTGCTGGGCAGCGGCTTTGAGTGGGCGCTCAACGGCAACCTCATGGCTGCCGTGACCGACTTCAGGCTGGGTCTTCCGGGCATGACCATTCAGGTGCTGGGCGGCTGGGCCTTGCTCAAGTATGCGCTCACCAAGTAG
- a CDS encoding alpha-amylase family glycosyl hydrolase, whose protein sequence is MKKTLLILVALVLMIAQGLFRAQAANAKFQLPAVSDIAMYQVNPRVFAPSNSLNAVAARIDSISALGVNVMWVMPIYPIGKEKSKNSPYSISDYKAIAPEFGTINDFKHLVQVCHEHGMGIILDWVANHTAWDNVWMKDHKDWYTQDENGNVIYPAHTDWTDVADLNYDNREMRAAMIDAMKFWIVNCGIDGFRCDVADGVPADFWKEAIDELRKAAGNRDIVMLAEGSRPDNFTVGGFDMNYGWAYKSDLVKVWKGAPAYDLFSSDRKEYEPLPKGKVKMRFTTNHDQATQASTVTEFTNQHGAMAAYVATIFPHGGALIYGSQEVGYDKTINFFKYVPVDWTAHPEVYREYQKLIGLYNKYSALRKGELIPYPDRDVMAFMKTDASGDFLVLVNVRNAAHTFDLPQQWAGHAVDNVYTGKSMKLASKVNLKPFQYFILKAK, encoded by the coding sequence ATGAAAAAGACACTCTTAATCCTCGTGGCTCTGGTGCTCATGATTGCACAAGGCCTGTTTAGGGCACAGGCAGCCAATGCCAAGTTTCAACTGCCTGCAGTGTCGGATATAGCCATGTATCAAGTGAATCCACGCGTGTTTGCCCCCAGCAACTCGCTCAACGCCGTGGCTGCTCGCATCGACTCGATAAGTGCCTTGGGAGTGAATGTGATGTGGGTGATGCCCATTTACCCAATAGGCAAGGAGAAGAGCAAAAACTCACCCTACAGCATAAGCGACTACAAGGCCATCGCACCCGAGTTTGGCACCATCAACGACTTCAAACACCTGGTGCAAGTGTGCCACGAGCATGGCATGGGCATCATTCTTGACTGGGTGGCCAACCACACAGCGTGGGACAACGTGTGGATGAAAGATCACAAGGACTGGTACACCCAGGACGAGAACGGCAATGTAATATATCCAGCTCACACCGACTGGACCGATGTGGCCGACCTCAACTACGACAACCGTGAGATGCGTGCCGCCATGATCGACGCCATGAAATTCTGGATTGTGAATTGTGGCATCGACGGCTTTCGCTGCGATGTGGCCGACGGTGTTCCAGCCGACTTCTGGAAAGAAGCGATCGACGAGCTGCGCAAGGCTGCCGGCAACCGCGACATTGTGATGCTGGCCGAGGGCAGTCGCCCCGACAACTTCACCGTGGGGGGCTTCGACATGAACTATGGCTGGGCCTACAAGAGCGACCTGGTGAAAGTGTGGAAAGGCGCCCCTGCCTACGATCTATTCAGCAGCGACAGAAAAGAATATGAACCGCTTCCTAAAGGAAAAGTTAAAATGCGCTTCACCACCAATCACGACCAAGCCACCCAGGCCTCGACTGTGACCGAATTCACCAATCAGCATGGAGCGATGGCAGCCTATGTGGCCACCATCTTCCCCCACGGCGGCGCTCTCATCTATGGGTCGCAAGAGGTGGGCTACGACAAGACTATCAACTTCTTCAAGTATGTGCCTGTCGACTGGACTGCTCACCCCGAGGTTTACCGTGAGTATCAGAAACTCATAGGGCTCTACAACAAGTACTCGGCACTGCGCAAGGGCGAGCTCATCCCTTATCCCGACCGCGACGTGATGGCCTTCATGAAGACCGACGCCAGCGGCGACTTCCTGGTGCTTGTGAACGTGCGCAATGCGGCTCACACGTTCGACTTGCCGCAGCAGTGGGCAGGTCATGCCGTTGACAATGTGTATACCGGCAAGAGCATGAAGCTGGCCAGCAAAGTCAACCTCAAGCCCTTTCAGTATTTCATACTCAAGGCAAAATAA
- a CDS encoding TIGR02757 family protein, producing MKSVKIHIKRAVRELLIEQAGRCETAAFMQGDPSWFMHHVQGQPSQEVMAFVAASLSYGNRVAFRPKLQHMLDSSQGDPYQWLRSGAFASTVPDDVSRSFYRLHTFHHMHTLLRALQAMLRDYGTMGGYVSSQGCTTAMQAIELLTGYFAQYDTGHLVPVNAKSSCKRLCMFLRWMVRDGSPVDLGIWPFIDKSTLIMPLDTHVLQEARRLGLIKTKAATMSTALRLTEQLRRVFPGDPLKADYALFGSSVQ from the coding sequence ATGAAAAGTGTTAAGATACACATCAAACGTGCAGTGCGCGAGCTGCTTATCGAGCAGGCTGGGCGCTGCGAGACGGCCGCTTTCATGCAAGGCGACCCCAGCTGGTTTATGCACCATGTGCAGGGGCAGCCCAGCCAGGAGGTGATGGCATTTGTCGCCGCCAGCCTAAGCTACGGCAACCGGGTTGCTTTCAGGCCTAAGCTGCAGCACATGCTCGACAGCTCACAGGGTGACCCATACCAGTGGTTGCGCTCGGGAGCCTTCGCCAGCACTGTGCCCGACGACGTGTCGCGCTCCTTCTACCGGCTTCACACCTTTCACCACATGCACACGTTGCTGCGAGCCCTGCAAGCCATGTTGCGCGATTATGGCACCATGGGCGGCTATGTGTCGTCGCAGGGTTGCACTACGGCCATGCAGGCCATTGAGTTGCTCACGGGCTACTTTGCCCAATACGACACGGGCCACCTGGTTCCGGTTAATGCCAAGTCGTCGTGCAAGCGCTTGTGCATGTTTCTGCGCTGGATGGTGCGCGACGGCTCTCCTGTCGATTTGGGAATTTGGCCATTTATCGACAAAAGCACCCTCATCATGCCGCTCGACACGCATGTGCTGCAAGAGGCCCGCAGACTGGGGCTCATAAAAACAAAGGCGGCGACAATGTCGACCGCCTTGCGACTCACCGAGCAGTTGCGCAGGGTTTTCCCCGGCGATCCGCTCAAGGCCGACTACGCGCTGTTCGGCTCTTCGGTACAATAG
- a CDS encoding thioredoxin family protein has protein sequence MRRLLNFMIIAALATAVASCNKAQDNNGRQEASATSQEETAEASTATESMVVEINQDELTKAVGDLTQPTWTNAGKRPVVIDFNATWCGPCQKLKPVLNKLAAQYKGKVDFYSVDVDENQALASALGINAIPHVLVAPVGKKPQAIQGFDSAEDFASQLAACLK, from the coding sequence ATGAGAAGATTACTGAACTTCATGATTATTGCCGCGCTGGCAACGGCTGTGGCAAGCTGCAACAAGGCCCAGGACAACAACGGGCGTCAAGAAGCCAGCGCTACTTCCCAAGAGGAAACCGCCGAGGCATCGACAGCAACCGAGAGCATGGTCGTCGAAATTAACCAAGACGAGCTGACAAAGGCCGTGGGCGATCTTACCCAGCCCACGTGGACCAATGCCGGCAAGCGGCCTGTTGTGATCGACTTCAACGCCACCTGGTGCGGCCCGTGCCAAAAGTTGAAACCTGTGCTCAATAAACTTGCTGCCCAGTATAAAGGCAAAGTCGACTTCTACAGTGTCGACGTCGACGAGAACCAGGCACTTGCCAGCGCCCTGGGCATCAACGCCATTCCGCACGTGCTGGTAGCTCCGGTGGGCAAGAAACCACAGGCCATACAGGGCTTTGACTCGGCCGAAGACTTTGCCAGCCAGCTGGCAGCCTGCTTGAAATGA